A region from the Lolium perenne isolate Kyuss_39 chromosome 4, Kyuss_2.0, whole genome shotgun sequence genome encodes:
- the LOC127294853 gene encoding B3 domain-containing protein Os11g0197600: MAGQQDREERRAAMAGRQNGNSKEKGKEVEGKKVGHQFCSVFSAKESGERLRIPPSFSQHLENLIGLVFLFGPSGNTWLAELASDTEGFFFENGWKGFVTDHSIEEGHILIFRHNGFSHFSVAIFDEMFIEKPSAFHAKPSYNLVATRESEEEDKQISVVPQEENNGAKNKRTAEIDASSSKLRKCSKGASAGYKSIIVNSTEAIVKFRREQAVISRRPPVTEEQKNYALQRAKQYKSKNPIALQIMKETYVYKTYFMIIPCEFVRDYLPHSDKKLTLLDQLGKTWEVSYVYFSERRVGAFSGGWGKFSLGNHLEEFDVCVFELFSEDNIKVHVYRANAMLTEYLVDSSNK, from the exons ATGGCCGGGCAGCAGGATAGGGAAGAGAGAAGGGCGGCCATGGCGGGAAGACAGAACGGGAACAGCAAGGAGAAGGGGAAGGAGGTGGAAGGCAAGAAGGTTGGACATCAATTCTGCAGCGTGTTCTCAGCCAAGGAATCCGGGGAGCGGTTG AGAATTCCACCATCATTCAGCCAGCACCTTGAGAATTTGATTGGACTGGTTTTCCTATTCGGTCCAAGTGGTAACACATGGCTTGCAGAGCTTGCTTCAGACACCGAAGGGTTCTTCTTTGAAAATGGGTGGAAGGGTTTTGTTACGGATCATTCCATAGAGGAAGGACACATTTTAATCTTCCGTCATAATGGATTCTCACATTTCTCAGTGGCCATATTTGATGAAATGTTTATTGAGAAGCCGTCAGCTTTTCATGCTAAGCCTTCCTACAATCTGGTTGCTACAAGAGAAAGTGAGGAGGAGGACAAGCAAATATCGGTTGTCCCCCAAGAGGAGAATAATGGTGCCAAAAATAAGAGGACTGCAGAAATAGATGCAAGCAGCTCGAAATTGAGGAAGTGTTCTAAGGGAGCATCAGCTGGTTACAAGTCAATAATTGTTAACAGTACAGAAG CCATCGTGAAATTTCGAAGAGAACAAGCAGTAATTTCGAGAAGACCACCAGTAACTGAAGAGCAGAAGAACTATGCTCTTCAAAGGGCAAAGCAATATAAATCAAAAAACCCTATAGCTCTGCAAATAATGAAGGAGACTTATGTCTACAAGACATATTTTATG ATTATTCCATGTGAGTTTGTTAGGGACTATCTTCCCCACTCCGACAAGAAGCTGACACTCTTGGATCAACTAGGAAAGACTTGGGAAGTTAGCTATGTCTATTTCAGCGAGCGTCGTGTTGGTGCTTTCAGTGGAGGCTGGGGCAAGTTTTCTCTAGGTAATCATCTGGAGGAGTTTGATGTATGTGTCTTCGAACTCTTCTCAGAGGACAACATAAAAGTGCACGTCTACAGAGCTAACGCCATGCTAACTGAATATCTCGTAGATTCTAGCAACAAATAA